The Primulina huaijiensis isolate GDHJ02 chromosome 12, ASM1229523v2, whole genome shotgun sequence genome has a window encoding:
- the LOC140990050 gene encoding uncharacterized protein encodes MVKHGLATRTSSEEKSDILEPNPNPSNNSLLITHHRLIGPNYLQWSKFVRMLFCGRGKEEYLTGEIEAPAKTDVGYKKWNTENQLIMSWLINSMSLEVGENFLLYETAKDVWEVVRETYSSSNNTSELSAIESALHDLRQGKLSVTQYYNALTKQWQQLDVFETHAWKCMEDGLRYRKIVEQKRTFKFLLGLNKELDDVRGRVMSVKPFLGLREAFAEIRREESRKKVMMGPPPTSVDGCALLGSSLGATTRATQQERRKSQPTNHVCNLSAKCYWI; translated from the coding sequence ATGGTAAAACACGGTCTCGCCACAAGAACCTCTTCGGAGGAAAAATCCGATATCCTTGAGCCGAATCCCAACCCTTCCAATAACTCTCTCCTTATCACTCATCACCGCCTTATAGGTCCGAACTACTTGCAATGGTCCAAATTCGtaagaatgttattctgtggaCGCGGCAAAGAAGAATACCTCACCGGAGAAATTGAAGCCCCAGCAAAGACTGATGTCGGCTATAAGAAGTGGAACACGGAGAATCAGTTAATCATGTCATGGCTCATCAATTCCATGAGTTTGGAAGTTGGTGAGAATTTCCTTCTCTACGAGACTGCTAAAGATGTTTGGGAGGTAGTCCGTGAGACGTATTCGAGTTCCAATAACACCTCGGAACTGTCGGCTATTGAATCAGCCCTTCACGACCTCCGGCAGGGAAAACTCAGTGTCACCCAGTACTATAATGCCCTCACCAAACAATGGCAGCAACTTGATGTTTTTGAAACCCATGCTTGGAAGTGTATGGAAGATGGTCTGCGCTATCGCAAGATTGTGGAGCAAAAGCGCACCTTCAAGTTTCTACTCGGTCTCAACAAAGAACTAGATGATGTTCGAGGCAGAGTAATGAGTGTCAAGCCATTCTTGGGTCTTCGAGAAGCTTTTGCTGAGATTCGCCGCGAAGAAAGCCGCAAGAAGGTCATGATGGGCCCACCTCCTACCTCGGTTGATGGTTGTGCCCTCCTCGGGTCTTCACTCGGTGCTACTACTAGAGCAACTCAACAAGAGAGGCGTAAGTCACAGCCAACAAATCATGTCTGCAACCTTAGCGCAAAATGCTATTGGATCTAA
- the LOC140989776 gene encoding protein BRASSINAZOLE-RESISTANT 2-like → MMWEAGGSSASSSAAGGAGGSGGGCGDGGGGGDGAGRRKPSWRERENNRRRERRRRAMAAKIYSGLRAQGNYNLPKHCDNNEVLKALCAEAGWVVEPDGTTYRKGCKPCPMEIGGTSTNITPCSSRNPSPPSSYFASPIPSYQPSPSSSSFPSPSRHDGNAPPHPFAFLLNSLPTALPSLRISNSAPVTPPLSSPTRIPKQTLTLETLAKESMSAFNIPFFAASAPASPTRAQRFTPTTIPECDEFSDTSTIDSLKWMNFQAYANAVNVVPTSPTFNLVNPTVQQVPSKNAASDKGKGIDFGLENMAVKPWEGEMIHEVGMDDLELTLGSGNTRN, encoded by the exons ATGATGTGGGAGGCCGGAGGATCGTCGGCATCATCGTCGGCAGCTGGAGGAGCCGGTGGAAGTGGCGGAGGCTGCGGGGATGGCGGGGGTGGGGGTGATGGAGCAGGGAGGAGGAAGCCATCTTGGAGAGAAAGAGAGAATAATAGGAGACGAGAGAGGCGGAGGAGAGCAATGGCGGCCAAGATTTATTCGGGGTTAAGGGCACAGGGGAATTATAATCTGCCTAAGCACTGTGACAATAATGAAGTGCTCAAAGCTCTTTGTGCTGAAGCTGGTTGGGTCGTTGAGCCTGATGGCACAACTTATCGCAAG GGATGCAAGCCATGTCCAATGGAAATCGGAGGGACCTCAACTAATATTACCCCGTGTTCTTCAAGAAATCCAAGCCCTCCATCTTCGTATTTTGCTAGTCCAATTCCTTCGTATCAACCGAGCCCATCTTCCTCCTCATTCCCCAGCCCATCTCGCCATGATGGCAATGCTCCTCCTCACCCATTCGCCTTCCTCCTTAATTCACTCCCTACTGCTCTTCCATCTCTCCGAATATCAAACAGTGCTCCCGTCACCCCACCTCTTTCCTCCCCTACAAGAATCCCAAAACAAACTCTCACTTTGGAAACTCTTGCTAAAGAATCCATGTCTGCGTTTAATATCCCTTTCTTTGCTGCATCTGCCCCAGCCAGTCCAACTCGTGCTCAGCGTTTTACACCAACTACTATACCTGAGTGCGACGAGTTCTCGGACACCTCAACTATAGATTCCTTGAAATGGATGAACTTTCAAGCATATGCTAATGCAGTTAATGTCGTTCCAACTTCACCAACTTTTAACCTTGTGAACCCTACTGTTCAGCAAGTTCCTTCCAAGAATGCAGCATCAGACAAGGGAAAGGGCATAGATTTTGGCTTGGAGAATATGGCAGTGAAGCCATGGGAAGGGGAGATGATTCATGAGGTTGGAATGGATGATCTTGAGCTCACACTAGGTAGTGGGAATACGCGAAATTAA
- the LOC140989313 gene encoding deSI-like protein At4g17486 isoform X1, translating into MPFPLKSELIEEWKHIPTPIRRLRCYRVLFGVQLPYRYVMTLGLKKRWKSIVPLHVSGKSAQRFCLFSKVKSDDDGAKNTPVYLNVYDLTPMNGYVYWAGLGIFHSGVEVHGVEYAFGAHDYPSSGVFEVEPRQCPGFKFRKSIFIGTTSMNASQVREFMERQAASYNGDSYHLIVKNCNHFCKDICYKLTGKRIPKWVNRLAKLGSIFNCVLPEALKITAVQHDPKYQAFDDSEKRRLRSTFSCLSSISSRQRQLSTSSLLLQSPLKGCLPPWELKRSSNGSIKER; encoded by the exons ATGCCATTTCCACTTAAGTCC GAGTTGATTGAAGAATGGAAGCATATTCCAACTCCTATAAG ACGCCTCAGATGCTATAGGGTCTTGTTTGGTGTTCAGTTGCCCTATAGATACGTCATGACATTGGGGTTGAAGAAAAGGTGGAAATCCATAGTCCCCCTCCATGTTTCTGGCAAATCAGCTCAGCGTTTCTGTTTGTTTTCGAAAGTGAAGTCAGATGACGATGGTGCCAAAAATACTCCTGTTTATCTCAACGTATATGACTTGACACCCATGAATGGCTATGTTTACTGGGCCGGCCTTGGCATTTTCCACTCTGGAGTAGAAG TTCATGGTGTAGAGTATGCTTTTGGTGCTCACGATTATCCATCGAGCGGTGTCTTTGAAGTTGAGCCTCGACAATGCCCTGGATTTAAGTTCAGGAAGTCTATATTCATCGGTACTACATCAATGAATGCTTCTCAGGTTCGAGAGTTCATGGAACGTCAAGCTGCAAGTTACAATGGTGACTCATATCACTTGATTGTAAAGAACTGCAACCATTTTTGCAAAGACATATGTTACAAGTTGACAGGGAAAAGAATTCCAAAATGGGTAAATCGACTTGCGAAATTAG GTTCAATCTTCAACTGCGTACTACCTGAAGCCCTTAAAATTACAGCTGTGCAACATGATCCCAAATACCAAGCATTCGACGACAGCGAGAAGAGAAGGCTAAGAAGTACTTTCAGCTGTCTCTCATCTATCTCATCGAGGCAAAGGCAATTGTCTACTTCTTCATTGTTACTACAATCTCCTTTAAAAGGATGCTTACCACCTTGGGAATTGAAAAGGTCTTCAAATGGTTCAATCAAGGAAAGGTAA
- the LOC140989313 gene encoding deSI-like protein At4g17486 isoform X3 produces the protein MTLGLKKRWKSIVPLHVSGKSAQRFCLFSKVKSDDDGAKNTPVYLNVYDLTPMNGYVYWAGLGIFHSGVEVHGVEYAFGAHDYPSSGVFEVEPRQCPGFKFRKSIFIGTTSMNASQVREFMERQAASYNGDSYHLIVKNCNHFCKDICYKLTGKRIPKWVNRLAKLGSIFNCVLPEALKITAVQHDPKYQAFDDSEKRRLRSTFSCLSSISSRQRQLSTSSLLLQSPLKGCLPPWELKRSSNGSIKER, from the exons ATGACATTGGGGTTGAAGAAAAGGTGGAAATCCATAGTCCCCCTCCATGTTTCTGGCAAATCAGCTCAGCGTTTCTGTTTGTTTTCGAAAGTGAAGTCAGATGACGATGGTGCCAAAAATACTCCTGTTTATCTCAACGTATATGACTTGACACCCATGAATGGCTATGTTTACTGGGCCGGCCTTGGCATTTTCCACTCTGGAGTAGAAG TTCATGGTGTAGAGTATGCTTTTGGTGCTCACGATTATCCATCGAGCGGTGTCTTTGAAGTTGAGCCTCGACAATGCCCTGGATTTAAGTTCAGGAAGTCTATATTCATCGGTACTACATCAATGAATGCTTCTCAGGTTCGAGAGTTCATGGAACGTCAAGCTGCAAGTTACAATGGTGACTCATATCACTTGATTGTAAAGAACTGCAACCATTTTTGCAAAGACATATGTTACAAGTTGACAGGGAAAAGAATTCCAAAATGGGTAAATCGACTTGCGAAATTAG GTTCAATCTTCAACTGCGTACTACCTGAAGCCCTTAAAATTACAGCTGTGCAACATGATCCCAAATACCAAGCATTCGACGACAGCGAGAAGAGAAGGCTAAGAAGTACTTTCAGCTGTCTCTCATCTATCTCATCGAGGCAAAGGCAATTGTCTACTTCTTCATTGTTACTACAATCTCCTTTAAAAGGATGCTTACCACCTTGGGAATTGAAAAGGTCTTCAAATGGTTCAATCAAGGAAAGGTAA
- the LOC140989313 gene encoding deSI-like protein At4g17486 isoform X2 codes for MPFPLKSLIEEWKHIPTPIRRLRCYRVLFGVQLPYRYVMTLGLKKRWKSIVPLHVSGKSAQRFCLFSKVKSDDDGAKNTPVYLNVYDLTPMNGYVYWAGLGIFHSGVEVHGVEYAFGAHDYPSSGVFEVEPRQCPGFKFRKSIFIGTTSMNASQVREFMERQAASYNGDSYHLIVKNCNHFCKDICYKLTGKRIPKWVNRLAKLGSIFNCVLPEALKITAVQHDPKYQAFDDSEKRRLRSTFSCLSSISSRQRQLSTSSLLLQSPLKGCLPPWELKRSSNGSIKER; via the exons ATGCCATTTCCACTTAAGTCC TTGATTGAAGAATGGAAGCATATTCCAACTCCTATAAG ACGCCTCAGATGCTATAGGGTCTTGTTTGGTGTTCAGTTGCCCTATAGATACGTCATGACATTGGGGTTGAAGAAAAGGTGGAAATCCATAGTCCCCCTCCATGTTTCTGGCAAATCAGCTCAGCGTTTCTGTTTGTTTTCGAAAGTGAAGTCAGATGACGATGGTGCCAAAAATACTCCTGTTTATCTCAACGTATATGACTTGACACCCATGAATGGCTATGTTTACTGGGCCGGCCTTGGCATTTTCCACTCTGGAGTAGAAG TTCATGGTGTAGAGTATGCTTTTGGTGCTCACGATTATCCATCGAGCGGTGTCTTTGAAGTTGAGCCTCGACAATGCCCTGGATTTAAGTTCAGGAAGTCTATATTCATCGGTACTACATCAATGAATGCTTCTCAGGTTCGAGAGTTCATGGAACGTCAAGCTGCAAGTTACAATGGTGACTCATATCACTTGATTGTAAAGAACTGCAACCATTTTTGCAAAGACATATGTTACAAGTTGACAGGGAAAAGAATTCCAAAATGGGTAAATCGACTTGCGAAATTAG GTTCAATCTTCAACTGCGTACTACCTGAAGCCCTTAAAATTACAGCTGTGCAACATGATCCCAAATACCAAGCATTCGACGACAGCGAGAAGAGAAGGCTAAGAAGTACTTTCAGCTGTCTCTCATCTATCTCATCGAGGCAAAGGCAATTGTCTACTTCTTCATTGTTACTACAATCTCCTTTAAAAGGATGCTTACCACCTTGGGAATTGAAAAGGTCTTCAAATGGTTCAATCAAGGAAAGGTAA